The stretch of DNA AAGTTACAGTCACAAACCTTCTACATTACATTCATCTGTTCTCCCATGGCAATAAATGTGGagtgtttaaataaaataacattgcACTTCTTAACCTACTgaaaattgttgttttgattaGGCTAAAACGAAATCATAGGTTAACATAGGTGTtccaataggcctacttatgacccctgtattttaaggaaaacatttgtttatttacaatcatttaaggcattaagatcaatttccaaaagatgattttatatggtcaactttagcatgtgttccaatacttttggagggcactgtaattTGCTCATTTAACCAGATCAAATGAAATATTTAATTCCAAAATCTTACAATACTATTAAAACATTATTGATAACCCTCAAagggccccctgtcagtgctgggcccttcGAATCGTCCTAACCTTTTCCCCCTGGCGGCGCCCATGAAGTGCAGTTCTAAAGATGGGGCGATCaaaaagagacaaacacactgctTATCTGGTAGCTGAGATGCTGGAGTTGGATGTCATAAACCAAATGGAAAACCTGCACAATGAAATCTGTGCAatagatttttttgtttgatttcaAATCTTCAAGCTGTCAGTCATAGACCTTCCACACAAgcataaaaaaatgtattgtatgtattgcTTAGTTCTGAGTGTGTGGATTTTCCATTTCTAGAGATGGGGGTGATAAGTGTGTAAATACATTTGTTGTCTGTATTTTTTGCTATATCATCTTATAATCTTGACAGTGATGCGCTGCAGTCTTACTTGGCAACTGGACTGGTCCCGTGTAACATCACTCTGGAGCATTATACTTGTGCACAGGTGAGACGAATGGCTCACTGATGCAAATGAACACAGCCAGGGTTCCCAACCATTTGCACTGGATACAAAacctttccatgacttttcacaGCCTTTAAGAGCAAAATTGATTACTTTATGCCACAGGCTTGGGCTGATTATGAAACGTAACTTGTGACTTAAAAAAGAGTTTGGATAAAATGTGTTCACCATAACTTTTTCAAAACTTTCCatgaatagaacagaatagttGAACATAATTTCATGATTGCTGGAAAATTATGGAATTCCATGGGGCCTAGAAAATGGAATTTTACAATGCCATGACAATGCCAGGTTTTTCATGACTGATACATAATCAAGAATGCAATTAAAAATGATCATAGAGGATTAAAATGATTTGAAAGTATAAAGTTGTTTGATTTGTATCTCTGTTTATGCCATGGAATACTGTTTATGCTTCTGCCAACACACAGCTCACAGGATTCACTGCACAGAACCTGGCCCAGCTCCTGGCATGCAAGCTGTCCAGCAACATGACTTACTCCAGGGAGATTTGGAAGCTGCTCCTCATCAAGACCTCAGAGGTTCTGGAAGGGGCGCTCATCCTCTTCTCCCGCATGGTAATGGAGTATGACTGAAAAGttcacattttgttttctttttttgtattgaAGAACTGTTTATTGTCTCCATTCCTGACAGTCTCTGACAGTCATGGGTTCATCTGTGACTCATGTCTTGGATGTGCTTGGGGAGCTCCGTTTGGACTTAATTACTGACCTACAGTGGAAGGACATCAGTTTCATCTCCTTACTGTTTGGTGAAAGCCTGCGTCCATTTTTACCCTCAGCCTCTGCAAGCCTTCTCCTGTGCATCAGCAGCAAGAACCTCTCGTGTGAAACTTACCGTTACATGTAGGTGTAGTATTAATACAGTTAGCATATGTTGCACGCATTtactttacatttattcatttacctcCATGTGACCTACATGTGTCAGTGTCAACTATATTATAaaggattacattgtccccggagcaacttgggatAATAGCCTTGCTCAGGGAAACAATGGAATCCTAtaactttcaggctactacaGTGCATGTTAGCCCAGCTCCTTCACCATTACACTATCAATGGCCCATGTTGCAATACCATAAGTCTGTGATAAGCTTAGAAAACTACTGCATATTAAAATATAACGTGATTACATATTGAATGCCAAAGGTACAGTGTAATGTGAAAGACTCAACATAATGTTGTACAGTGCTATGTAAttaattattatatttttatcTCCCAAAATGCATGTTCTTTGGACTTTTCCAGTTTGGATGAACTGAGTCATCAGTCTGATCACAAGAAAAACCAGGCAAAGAATGTACTTAAATACTTCGTCCAACCTTTCTTGTCTAGAAACCCATCATGTGAGATGGGTAAGTCATCTCAATTGCCATGACTTTCTAAAAAATTGTCTATGAGTATTCTCAGCTGTTTTCTCAGTATAAATAATACTACTTGTACAATTTCTGTCAGTATCCTTTTAACATCTCCTTACTTAACTCAATTTTGTCTGCCTGGTCAAATAATATGTAAACATGTATGATTTATTACTATGATAATAGTTATAATATCAGGGATTGTGGTTGATTATGCAGTCACACTGCAGTTGCTGATGGTTTTCCCagtgaataaatgtttttttcactcTGTTTTAGATATTAACACATGTTTTGCGATTCTAAACCTTTGTGGCCCCAACTCAAACTGTGCCAATACCAATGGAAGGTACAACTGTTCCTGCTTGACTGGATATCAAGTGGCCAATCCAAACCAATCCATTAGTGAtagcaatcagtgcacaggtaaatgaaaACGTAAATGTTTTAGCAGTGTATTTTCAacatttcagtttttttcatTTGAACATTTTAACTATGACTTAATGTTTttagatgtggatgaatgccTTGAGACCCCACCAgtttgtggtccaaactcagtctgcaacaacaccattggagactacaactgtacatgcttgagtggatataacgtgactgatccaagtgtgcgGAGTAGTGCTGACAATCCCTGTATAGGTACGGTTGTTATTACGAACCATATAAAGGACCTTGCcattatttaactttttttttttgcttgagtATACATTTTAACTCAAACTTTTCCAGGTACACATAAATGTGATGACATACCAAACATATGTGGACCCAACTCAAACTGCACCAACACCAATGGAAGCTTCAACTGTTCCTGCCTGAGTGGATATCGGGAGACCAATGTGAATCAAGCCATAAGTGacagcaatcagtgcacaggtaacTGAAGACATGTACACATTATCTGGCTCTCTCTTTAACTTATACAGTATTTCACCATTCTTCCAATATAATGTTGTTGACCTTGCTTCGCAGATGTGGATGAATGTCTTCAGACCCCGTcagtctgtggtccaaactcagtctgcaacaacaccattggagactacaactgtacatgcttgagtggatataaagtgactgatccaagtgtgcgGAATAGTGCTCACAATCCCTGTACAGGTGAGGGTTATTGTCACATGAAGACAGCACTCTGAGTGGAATATTGCTTAAGTTGGTGTCTCAGTAGATACTGGCCACCAACTGAAGTGCTGATGTTTTGAGGTTATTTCCATCAAATTAATCGATGTAGAAAATGTTGTTTTTAGTTTCCCTTACTGTGACAGCAATCAGTGCATAGGATACTTACAGTATTCATCATTATAGTCTTTTCAGAATCAGACATTGAACATGGCATTAGCTATGTTGGATAACTTTTGGTTTACACTTTAACCTTAATTGTTCCATTTGGTCCTGATAAATTGATAGCATGAATTGCTTGTCGTTATGCAGACGTTGATGAATGTCTTCAATCTTCATCGAtatgtggtccaaactcagtctgcaataACACAGTTGGAGGATATAATTGCACTTGCCAGAGTGGATTTCAGGTCATCAACACCAGTCTGCTAAGTAGCGCTGATAATCCTTGTACAGGTTGGTTATTCTATTAGTTACGACGATCATCAATTACCTAATATAGCACTTTAGgttttattgtaaatgtgatGCATTTTTCCCACCTGAGATCCTCATAATCTGACATTTTATCTAGAACTTCTTTACTACAAAGTTGAATTTGAGCTCAACGGAACTTCTGGAATTGTGGATCAACTCAGGAACCTTCTGAATGGCCTGTCATTGTCTGTAGATAATCTGTCTGAAATCACTGACACTTATATCACAACAGGTTTGATTATTCTTAACGACATGTACTTGACTTGAATCTGTTATCATCACCTTATGAGTTACAGTAttagtgtgttctttgtgttcCTGCCTGATCTTTAACCTGCATGCAAGTATCTCTTCTTCCACATTTTTCTTCATGCTggttctactgtatatattttgacAATATAGTGAGCATTTTAAGGATTACTGAACTCTTCTGTggctttttcattctttttcaaACTGACTGTTATTATTCCCCTCCTAGTGTGTTCACCCAATGGCACTTCATACCAGTGCCAATGTGAAAGTGAATTCTATTGGTCTTGTGACAAATGCCAGACATATGGACActgtgatgacatcatcaacaacacatgTGGATGCATCAATGCCATTCCAGATGACAGACAGTATTGCCAGCCCAAAACAAGTAATGCCAGAAATATAGATTCTACTGTCCCTGCTGGTATATTTTACAAagttttaaagagaccctatgcaactttttcatagtcatgaaATCGCTTAGAATTCGTTGTTTTGCtcgactgaccagtttcatcgaaaacagtaagatttcctcccgcccccagtgtccctatccgctattgcaaccttgcagtttctgtaggaggcgatcgctccttgtttacatctggaagtctgagacgcgtaaggaacaagaagaaccacgcttgcaatttataaatatatatacagtatagcctatatatgtatatatatacacgctaaagctgtaggggaagctctgaagagaaatatgcaagcatcaaacgagcgaaaacgaaaagtgaaacCCAAAACGGAGATGAAATCgacaatcctgcatagtttctctttaacacaATTGGAAATATGTGTTCATAGTTTTGCATTTTTGCTTTCTTAAAGGAGCTATGTGGAATTCTGTACTTTAAATGACCTTGAATACAGCCACAAGGCACTCTTCCAATGACTTGCTTTGTATTTTATTAACTTCATATTGTTTTGTGATCCATCTCCTCCTTTAACTTGAATTTCCTGATATTTTTCCTACAGACTTCAGTGATTGTTCGGGTAAAGTCACTTATATCTTTCTTCTAATTATTATTAGTGCACTTTGAACTAGTTTGAAtattgtgtttgtacatgtccTTAAAGACCcactctttttttaaataactgtttttagatgtggatgaatgccTTCATACACCGTCAatctgtggtccaaactcagtctgcaacaacaccattggagactacaactgtacatgcttgagtggatacAGTGTCAACAATAAAGATCTACAAATAAGTGTCTACAATCCCTGCACAGGTTTGTTATTGTATTACATATTCAATATTAACATTGAATTGGTCCTTGTTTTATGTGTGGTGTATTTGTTATGAACATTCAATATATAATTTTGTATTTagatatacatatatgtatggCGACACCAAATCTGTGCGGTCCCAACTCAAATTgtacaaacaaaaatgtaagcTACAGCTGTTCATGCTGGAGTGGATATCATGCAACAAATGCAAACCATCCCATAAGTGACATCAACCAGTGCATTGGTAAATGCATTACATATTGCATATATTCTGTTAAATTTATTTCTAGATGAAATCATGAAGGTCATTGTATGCATTGGTAAAGAGATTACAATAAACTCTCGCTGTGTTTTTTTAGATATAGATGAATGCATTCAGACCCCGTcagtctgtggtccaaactcagtctgcaacaacaccattggagactacaactgtacatgcttgagtggatataacgtgactgatccaagtgtgcgGAATAGTGCTCACAATCCCTGTACAGGTGAGGGTTTTTGTCACATGGAGACAGCACTCTGAGTGGAATATTCCTTAAGTTGATGTCTCAGTAGATACTGGCCATCAACAGAAGTGCTGATGTTTTGAGGTTATTTCCATCAAATGAATCGGAGTAGAAAATGTTGTTTTTAGTTTCCCCTACTGTGACAGCAATCAGTGCATAGGATACTTACAGTATTCATCATTATAGTCTTTTCAGAATCAGAAATTGAACATGGCATTAGCTACTGTATGTTGGATAACTTTTTGTTTACACTTTAACCTTAATTGTTCCATTTGGTCCTGATAAATTGATAGCATGAATTACTTGTCGTTATGCAGACGTTGATGAATGTCTTCAATCTTCATCGATATGTGGTCCAAAGTCAGTCTGCAATAACACAGTTGGAGGATATAATTGCACTTGCCAGAGTGGATATCAGGTCATCAACACCAGTCTGCTGAGTAGCGTTGATAATCCTTGTACAGGTTGGTTATTTTATTAGTTACGATCATCAATTACCTAATTTAGCACTTTAGgttttattgtaaatgtgatGCATTTTTCCCACCTGAGATCCTCATAATCTGACATTTTATCTAGAACTTCTTTACTACAAAGTTGAATTTGAGCTCAACGGAACTTCTGGAATTGTGGATCAACTCAGGAACATTCTGAATGGCCTGTCATTGTCTGATAACCTGTCTGAAATCACTGACACTTATATCACAACAGGTTTGATTATTCTTAACAACATGTACTTGACTTGACTCTGTTATCATCACCTTATGAGTTACAGTATTAGTGTGTTCTTTGTATTCCTgcctgattttttttacctgtatGCAAGTATCTCTTCTTCCACATTTTTCTTCATGCTggttattattatgttattattttgACAATAAAGTGAGCATTTTAAGGATTACTGAACTCTTCTGTggctttttcattctttttcaaACTGACTGTTATTATTCCCCTCCTAGTGTGTTCACCCAATGGCACTTCATACCAGTGTCAATGTGAAAGTGAATTCTATTGGTCTTGTGACAAATGCCAGACATATGGACActgtgatgacatcatcaacaacacatgTGGATGCATCAATGCCATTCCAGATGACAGACAGTATTGCCAGCCCAAAACAAGTAATGCCAGAAATATAGATTCTACTGTCCCTGCTGGTCATTTTTACCAagttttaaagagaccctatgcaactttttcatagtcataaaatcacttagaaatcgttgttttgcttgacttaGCAATTTCATCGAAAactaatatttcctcccgcccccagtgtccctatccgctattgcaaccttgcagtttctgcaggaagCAAtcactccttgtttacatctggaagtctgagatgcgtaaggaacaagaagaaccacgcttgcgatttataaatatatatatagcctatatatgtataaatatacacgctaaagctgtaggggaagctctgaaaaaaaatatgcaagcataaaacgagcgaaaacgaaaagcgaaaacgaaaacggagatgaaatcaccaatcctgcatacatgtagtttctctttaacacaATTGGAAATATGTGTTCATAGTTTTGCATTTTTGCTTTCTTAAAGGAGCTATGTGGAATTCTGTACTTTAAATGACCTTGAATACAGCCACAAGGCACTCTTCCAATGACTTGCTTTGTGTTTTATTAACTTAATATTGTTTGAGATCCATCTCCTCCTTTAACTTGAATTTCCTGATATTTTTCCAACAGACTTCAGTGATTGTTCAGGTAAAGTCAATTACATCTTTCTTCTAATTATTATTAGTGCACTTTGAAATAGTTTTAAtattgtgtttgtacatgtccTTAAAGACTCAATCTTTTTTAGAACTGTTTttagatgtggatgaatgccTTCATACACCGTCAatctgtggtccaaactcagtctgcaacaacaccattggagactacaactgtacatgcttgagtggatatagTGTCAACAATGAAGATCTACCAATAAGTGTCTACAATCCCTGCACAGGTTTGTAATGGTTTTTATCATATTCGATATTAACATTAAATTGGTCCTTGTTTTATGTGTGGTGTATTTGTTATGAACATTCAatatattattttgtatttagatatacatatatgtatggCGACACCAAATCTGTGCGGTCCCAACTCAAATTgtacaaacaaaaatgtaagcTACAGCTGTTCATGCTGGAGTGGATATCACGCAACAAATGCAAACCATCCCATAAGTGACATCAACCAGTGCATTGGTAAATGCATTACATATTGCATATATTCTGTTAAATTTATTTCTAGATGAAATCATGAAGGTCATTGTATGCATTGGTAAAGAGATTACAATAAATTCTCGTTGTGTTTTTTTAGATATAGATGAATGCATTCAGACCCCGTCAGTCTGTgttccaaactcagtctgcaacaacaccattggagactacaactgtacatgcttgagtggatataacgtgactgatccaagtgtgcgGAATAGTGCTCACAATCCCTGTACAGGTGAGGGTTATTGTCACATGAAGACAGCACTCTGAGTGGAATATTGCTTAAGTTGATGTCTCAGTAGATACTGGCCACCAACAGAAGTGCTGATGTTTTGAGGTTATTTCCATCAAATTAATCCGAGTAGAAAATGTTGGTTTTAGTTTCCCCTACTGTGACAGCAATCAGTGCATAGGATACTTACAGTATTCATCATTATAGTCTTTTCAGAATCAGACATTGAATATGGCATTAGCTATGTTGGATAACTTTTGGTTTACACTTTAACCTTAATTGTTCCATTTGGTCCTGATAAATTGATAGCATGAATTGGTTGTCGTTATGCAGACGTTGATGAATGTCTTCAATCTTCATCGAtatgtggtccaaactcagtctgcaataACACAGTTGGAGGATATAATTGCACTTGCCAGAGTGGATATCAGCTCATCAACACCAGTCTGCTGAGTAGCGTTGATAATCCTTGTACAGGTTGGTTATTCTATTAGTTACGACGATCATCAATTACCTAATATAGTACTTTAGgttttattgtaaatgtgatGCATTTTTCCCACCTGAGATCCTCATAATCTGACATTTTATCTAGAACTTCTTTACTACAAAGTTGAATTTGAGCTCAACGGAACTTCTGGAATTGTGGATCAACTCAGGAACCTTCTGAATGGCCTGTCATTGTCTGATAACCTGTCTGAAATCACTGACACTTATATCACAACAGGTTTGATTATTCTTAACGACATGCACTTGACTTGACTCTGTAATCATCACCTTATGAGTTACAGTATTAGTGTGTTCTTTGTATTCCTGCCTGATTTTTTTACCTGCATGCAAGTATCTCTTCTTCCACATTTTTCTTCATGTTggttctactgtatatattttgacAATATAGTGAGCATTTTAAGGATTACTGAACTCTTCTGTggctttttcattctttttcaaACTGATTGTTATTATTCCCCTCCTAGTGTGTTCACCCAATGGCACTTCATACCAGTGCCAATGTGAAAGTGAATTCTATTGGTCTTGTGACAAATGCCAGACATACGGACActgtgatgacatcatcaacaacacatgTGGATGCATCAATGCCATTCCAGATGACAGACAGTATTGCCAGCCCAAAACAAGTAATGCCAGAAATATAGATTCTACTGTCCCTGCTGGTAT from Sardina pilchardus chromosome 12, fSarPil1.1, whole genome shotgun sequence encodes:
- the LOC134098313 gene encoding adhesion G protein-coupled receptor E2-like, whose product is MATPNLCGPNSNCTNKNVSYSCSCWSGYHATNANHPISDINQCIDIDECIQTPSVCGPNSVCNNTIGDYNCTCLSGYNVTDPSVRNSAHNPCTDVDECLQSSSICGPKSVCNNTVGGYNCTCQSGYQVINTSLLSSVDNPCTELLYYKVEFELNGTSGIVDQLRNILNGLSLSDNLSEITDTYITTGLIILNNMYLT